Within the Magnetospirillum sp. ME-1 genome, the region TGGGCGGCCAGATCCATGGTGATGTCGCCCCAGGCGATCTGGCCCTTCTGGCTGACCGGCTGGGCGCGGCGCAAAAGGGCGCGGACGCGGGCCATCAGCTCGGGCAGCGAGAACGGCTTGGTGAGGTAGTCGTCGGCCCCCGTATTGAGGCCCCGGATCTTGTCGCCTTCCTCGCCCCGGGCGGTCAGCATGATGATGGGCAGTTCGCGGGTGGCGGGCTTGCGGCGAATCTGGCGGCAGATCTCGATGCCCGACAGCGAGGGCAGCATCCAGTCCAGCAGCACCAGATCGGGCTTGCGCTCGGCCAATACGGTCAGCGCCTCCTCGCCATCGCCGGCCTCGGCGACGCGATAGCCTTCCTTTTCCAGGTTGTAGCGCAGCATGGTAGCCAGCGCCGCTTCGTCCTCGACGACCAGAACCAGGGGCTTGGAAGGGTTGGCGGTATCGCGGGCGGTCATTCCATGGCTCCGAGCGAGGCGCCCTTGGGCCGGTCGCCCTTGGGCTGGGTGCCGAGAATCTGGAAGTGCAGGGTCTCGGCGATGTTGGTGGCGTGGTCGCCGATGCGTTCCATGTTCTTGGCGATGAACAGCAGGTGGGTCGAGGCGGTGATGGTGCCGGGATCTTCGGTCATCTGGGCGATCAGATCGCGGAAAACCGTATTATAGAGGGAATCCACCTCCTCGTCGCGTCCCCAGACGCCGATGGCCTTGGCGAGGTCCTTGTCCACATAGGCGTCCAGGATGTCCTTCAACAGCGCCAGCACCAGCTCGCCCAGGCGGACCACGCCGGCGGTCCGGGGCGTGGCGGCGATCTGGTTGAGCACCAGGGCGCGCTTGGCCAGATTGGCGGCGTAGTCGCCGACGCGCTCGATCTCGCCCGAGATGTTCAAGGCCGCCACGATGTGGCGCAGATCGCCGGCCATGGGCTGGCGCAGCGCCAGCAGGCGTACGGCGAAGGAATCCACCTCGTGGTCCAGCTCGTCGATGCGGCAATCGTTGTCGATCACCCGTTGCGCCAGCTCGTCGTCGCGCCGGGCCAGGGATTGCAGCGCCGCGCCCAGCTGGGCCTCGGCCAGACCGCCCATGCGGGCGATCATGCCCGACAGGTGGGCCAGTTCGTCGTCGTAGGATTTTACCGTGTGATCGCTCATTACCTCAGTCCCGCTGAAATTGTCATCCCGACGACCATGGGGAGGAGGGATCTCGTTCTGGCGTGATGCCGGGGCGGTCGGCTCCATGCCAAGTGGAGATCCCTCGGCTTCGCCTCGGGATGACAGGCTTTCACTTTCGGCGTCATCAACCGAACCTGCCCGTGATGTAGCCCTGGGTCAGCGGCTCCTTAGGGTTGGTGAAGATTTCCTCGGTGCCGCCCACCTCGATCAGCTTGCCCAGGTGGAAGAAGGCGGTGCGTTGCGACACGCGGGCCGCCTGCTGCATGGAATGGGTGACGATGACGATGGTGAAGTTGTCGCGCAGCTCGTCGATCAGCTCTTCCACCTTGGCGGTGGCGATGGGGTCCAGCGCCGAGCAGGGCTCGTCCATCAGGATCACCTCGGGGGCTACCGCGATGGCGCGGGCGATGCACAGGCGCTGCTGCTGGCCGCCCGACAGGCCGGTGCCCGATTCCGACAGGCGGCTTTCCACCTCGGCCAGTAATCCGGCCTTTTCCAGGCTGCTCATGACGATCTCGTCCAGCTCGGCCTGGTCGCGGGCCAGGCCGTGGATGCGCGGCCCATAGGCGACGTTGTCGTAGATGGACTTGGGGAACGGATTGGGCTTCTGGAACACCATGCCGACCCGGGCGCGCAACTGCACCACGTCCAGCGAGCGGTCGTAGACGTCGGCCCCGTCCAGCGTCAGGGTGCCGGTGACCCGGGCCCCGTCCACCATGTCGTTCATCCGGTTGATGCAGCGCAGGAAGGTGGACTTGCCGCAGCCCGACGGCCCGATCAGCGCCGTGACCTCGCCGGCCGGAATGTCCAGGTCGATGTCGTGCAGGGCGTGCTTGTCGCCGTAATGGACGTTGAGGCCGCGGGCGGCGATCTTGGAGGTGCCGCGGGGAATGAACTGGTTCATGGGGCTACCACCGACGTTCGAATTTCTTGCGCAGCCAGATGGCGGCCATGTTCATGGTCACCAGGAACAGCAGCAGCACCATGATGGCCGCCGAGGTCTTCTCGACGAAGGCGCGTTCCGAGCTGCCGGCCCACAGATAGATTTGCACCGGCAGCACCGCCGAGGGGTCCAGCGGGCTCTTGGGGATGTCGACGATGAAGGCCACCATGCCGATCATCAGCAAGGGCGCGGTCTCGCCCAGGGCGCGGGCCATGCCGAGGATGGTGCCGGTCAGCATGCCCGGCATGGCCAGCGGCAGGACGTGGTGGGCGACGATCTGCAAGGGCGAGGCCCCCAGCCCGGCGGCGGCCTGGCGGATGGAGGGCGGCACGGCTTTGAGCGCGGCGCGCCCGGCGATGATGATGGTGGGCAGGCAGATCAGCGCCAGCACCAGCCCGCCCGCCACCGGCGACGAGCGCGGCAGGTGGAAGACGTTGAGGAACACGGCGAGGCCCAAGAGGCCGAACACCACGGACGGCACCGCCGCCAGATTGTTGATGTTGACCTCGATCAGGTCGGTCCAGCGGTTCTTGGGCGCGAATTCCTCGAGATAGACGGCGGTGGCGACGCCTAAGGGGAAGCTGACCGCCAGGGTGACCAGCAGCGAGAAGAACGAGCCCACCACCGCGCCCCAGATGCCCGCCTGTTCCGGTGCCCGCGAATCGCCGCCGGTGAAGAACTGGGCGTTGAAGGCCTTGCGGACCTGTCCGGCCCGCTCCAGCTCGGCCAGCCAGCCCAGCTGGCGCTCGTTGAGGGTGTTGCCCGACTGGCCCTTGACCACCATGTCCAGCTTGTCCGAGGCCAGCAGCCAGACCACGGCCTTGCTGCCGATCAGCGACGGGTCGGCCGCGACCATGCGCCGCAACTGCTCGCCGCCCATGGTGCTGACCATGGCGGACAGGTCGCGCCGGGCGCCGCGATCGGCGTCGGGGGCCAGGCGGGCGGACAGCGCGGTGCGGATCAGGGCGGGATAATCGGCGGCATCCAGCACGTCCGGCGCCCTTGTGCCGTCGGGATCGATCACCTGGGGGTCGAAGGCCACCTCGACGGCGATCTGGGTCTGCAGGAAGCCGGTCCAGCCCTTGGCGACGATGGTGCCGAGCAGCAGCACCAGAAAGCCCGCCGAAATCAGGATCGAGGCCAGTCCGAGGAGGCGGAAGCGCCGCTCGGCGGCGTAGCGCCGGTTCAGGCGGGACGCCACGGTTTCGGCGGTGCGCGCCGCCACGGAGATCTCTGTCATCTCAGTCATACTTTTCCCGATACTTCTGCACGATATGCAGGGCGATGACGTTCAGTCCCAAGGTGATGGCGAACAGCATCAGGCCAAGGGCGAAGGCCGCCAGGGTCTTGGGGCTGTCGAACTCGGTGTCGCCCACCAGCAGGGTGACGATCTGGACGGTGACGGTGGTCACCGCTTCCAGCGGATTGGCGGTCAGCTTGGCCGACAGGCCGGCGGCCATGACCACGATCATGGTTTCGCCGATGGCCCTCGACACCGCCAGCAGCACCCCGCCGACGATGCCGGGCAGTGCTGCGGGCAGTACCACCTGGATGATGGTCTCCGACCGGGTGGCGCCCAGGCCGAAGGCGCCTTCGCGCAAGGATTGCGGCACGGCGGTGATGACATCGTCGGATAAGGACGAGATCAGCGGGATCAGGGTGATGCCCATGACGAAGCCGGCGGCCAGCGCGCTTTCCGCCGCGACGTTGAGGCCCAGCGCGCCGCCCACGGCGCGGATGATGGGGGCCACCGTCACCACGGCGAAGAAACCGAACACCACGGTGGGGATGCCGGCCAGGATCTCCAGGGCGGGCTTGGCCACGGCGCGGATGTGCGGCTGGGCGTATTCCGACATGTAGATGGCCGAGAATAGGCCCAGCGGCAGGGCGACGACCATGGAGATCACGCTGATCAGCATGGTGCCGGTGAGCAGCGGCACCATGCCGAAGGCCCCCGTGCTGCCCACCTGATCCGAACGGGTGGACATCTGCGGGCTCCAGTTCAGCCCGAACAGGAAGTCGAGGAAGTCCACCATGTGGAAGAAGCGCAGCGCCTCGAACAGCAGCGACAGCACGATGCCGATGGTGGTGAAGATGGCCACGGTGGACGAGGCCACCAGGAAGACGTTGATGGTGCGCTCGACCCGGGGGCGGGCGCGCAAGTCGCGGTGGACGCGGCGCCAGGCGAAGGCGGCCCCGGCCAGCGCCAGGCTCACCGTCACCGCCACGGCCGCCGCGAAGCCGGTCTGGTGCAGGCGGGTGTAATGCTGGGCGGCCGCGGCGTAGTCGGGGTTGGTGGTGGCGTGGCCGTGGGCGGCGTTGCGGATCTCGTTGACGATGACGTCGATCTGCTCGGCCGGCAGGGACCGCAAGCCTTCCGGCAGGTCGGCGATGACCAGGGCGCGGATCAGGCCGGGCTCGAACACCAGCCACAGGCCCAGGACGGTGAAGGCGGGCAGGCCGCACCACAGCGCCACCCACCAGCCGTAATAGCCGGGCAGGGAATGGAGCGAGCCGGGATGGCCGTCCGCCACGGCGAAGGCGCGCTTGCGCCCCAGCTGGAACGCCAGGGCCGAGATCAGCAGCAGGATGGCGGCGAGGGTGAAGGTCTGCATGGAGTGGGGGACCCGGAAAAGGAGGCGGGGGAGGCCCCTAGGCCTCCCCCCTGGCGATTACATCTTCAGGTCGCCCAGGTTGCGGGCGTTGGCGGCCTGCTCCTTGCGGGTGGCGTCGGGGGAGGCGATCAGGCCCTTGTCGGCCAGATAGCCTTCCTTGCCCCAGGCCTTGTCCGAGGTGAATTCGGTGACGTATTCCTTGACGCCGGGGACCATGCCCACGTGCTGCTTCTTGATGTAGAAGAACAGCGGGCGCGACACCGGGTACTTGTTGCTGGCGATGTTGTCGTAGGTGGCGACCACGCCGTCCACCGGGGCGGCCTTGACCTTGTCGCGGTTCTGGTCGAGGTAGCTGAAGGTGATGACCCCCAGGGCGCCCGGGTTGGAGGTGATCTTCTGCTGGATGACGGTGTAGTTCTCGGACACCTCGATCCAGGCGCCGTCCTCGCGCACGGTCTGGCAGGCCTTCTTCTTGGCGGCCTTCTCCATGTCCTTCAGCTCGGGCTGCTTGGCGCAGGCGGGATCGAGCACCAGTTCCACATAGGCGTCGCGGGTGCCGTGGTTGGGGGCCGGGCCGTAGACCAGGATCGGCTCCTTGGGCAGCGACGGGTCGACGTCGCTCCAGGTCTTGTAGGGGTTGGGCACCAGCTTGCCGCCCACCACCACGTCCTTGGCGGTGGCCTTGTACATCTGCTCGCGGGTGAGCTGGAAGTCGGGGCCGTTCTTGGAATTCATGAACACGATGCCGTCATAGCCGATCACCACCTCGGTGATGCCGGTGACGCCGTTCTTGGTGCAGAACTCCACTTCCGACGGCTCGATGCGGCGCGACGCATTGGTGATGTCGGGGAAGCTCTCGCCGACGCCCGAGCAGAACAGCCGCAGCCCGCCGCCGGTGCCGGTGCTCTCGACCACCGGAGTCTTGAACTTGCCGCCCTTGCCGAAGGCCTCGGCGACGGAGGTGGCGAAGGGGTAGACGGTGGACGAGCCGACGATGCGGATCTGATCGCGGGCATGGGCGGCGCCGGTGGTGGCGAAGGCGGCCAGGGCGACAGCGGCGACGGCCAGGGTCTTGGTGGACATGAAACCTCCAACGGGAGTGCAACGGAAGTGGGAGAGCCGGCTCCCACGGCCGGCATCCTATCGGCGCTGTGTTACAGTCCCGGGACACAAGCGTGAAGGTTTTGTGACAGGAATATTAATCACATGGAATCAATGGTTTGATCGCCGAAAACAGGCGTCCGAGGGCATCCTCGACGCTCCATCCCGCCAGGTTTCCATAGCCCAGAATCAGTCCCGGCGGCCCTTTTATGACACGATGGAAGCCCAGCGGCGCACAGCCCAGGCCGTGGTCGCGGGCGGCCTGGGCGATGGCGGCCTCGTCACTTGCCTCGGGCAGGTGGAGGATGGCGTGCAGTCCCGCCGCTCCTGCCGTGACCGGAAGGTCGGGCCCCAGGATGCGGAGGGCGGCTTCCAGCAACTGGCTGCGGCGGCGGCCGTACAGGGTGCGCATGCGCCGCAGATGGGCGCCGAAATGGCCTTCGGTCATGAAGGCGGCCATGGCCGCCTGGGTCAGTCCGGCCGGGGCCATGTCGGCGGTGCGCCGGGCCGCCACGAAGGCGGGCAGCAGCGCGTGCGGCACCACCAGCCAGCCCAGGCGCAGGCCGGGAAACATGCTCTTGGAGAAGGTGCCGAGATAAAGGGTGCGGTCCTGCCGGTCCAGTCCCTGCAGCGAGGCGGTGGGCGCTCCCGCGTGGTGAAAGTCGCTGTCGTAATCGTCCTCGATGATCCAGCCGCCCTTGCGCGCCGCCCAGTCGATCAGGGCAAGACGGCGCGCCAGCCCCATGGTGGCACCGGTGGGAAACTGGTGCGACGGCGTGACGCAGGCCAGCCGCGCCTGGGGGCAAAGCCGTTCGGCCAGGGCGGGATCGAAGCCGCCTTCGTCCACCGGCACCGCCTCGGCCACCGCTCCGGCGGCGCGCAGCACGCCCGACAGCCCGCCATAGCAGGGATCTTCCACCAGCACCCTTTCCCCCGGCTCCACCAGCACGCGGGCCACCAGGTCCAGGGCCTGCTGCGAGCCGCCCACCACCATGATCTGGCCGGGGTCGCAGCGCACCGCCCGAGTGCGGCCCACATGCTCGGCGATGGCCCGGCGCAGCGGCGGATGGCCCAGGGGATCGATGCCGCACATCAGCTCCACCGGCGGCCGCCGCCACAGCCGTCCCAGCACGCGCCGCCACTCGGCATGGGGAAAGGCGGCCAGGTCGGGCACGCCGGGGGCGAGGGGGCGGGTGGGGTCGCGCACCATCAGCATGGGCGGGGTGGCGCTCCAGGCGGCGGTCCTGCCTCCCATGGGCGATGGCGGCGGTGAGGCCGGGCCGGAGGCGGCGGTTCCCACCGGCTGCTGGCGGGCAGCCACGCGGGTGCCCGATCCCTGCCGCCCCTCGGTGAAGCCCTCGGCGGCCAATTGATCGTAGGCGGCCAGCACCGTGTTGCGCGCCACGCCCAATTGTCCGGCCAGCGAGCGCGACGAGGGCAGGGCGGCGCCTTCCCCCAGCCGTCCGTCCAGGATGGCTTCCCGCAAGGCGAGATACAGGCGGCGATGCAGGGGCTGGCCGCAATCATCGGCGGGCAGGGCGAGGGTGAGGGGCATGATGGCCTCGGAAAGTGGCCCCTTCACTATACAATAAGTGGACCTTTCAATGGAACCACTCGCGGCGCAAGAATGCCCTCGACCTGTCATCCCGAGGCATCGCCGAGGGATCTTTCAGCCCAAAGCGATGGCCGGTTTTACCTGAAAGATCCTTCGCGGCGCTCAGGATGACAAAATGAGGAGCCCTGTCATGCTTGCCACCACCGAACGCACCACCGTCCGCCAGCGGCCCCAGCGGGGCAGCCACGACCCGGACCTGATCGCCGCCATTCTCGACGAGGCGCTTACCTGCACCGTCGCCTTCGTCGATGATGGCCGACCGGTCAGTATACCGACCACCCACTGGCGCATGGGCGAGAGGGTGCTGTTCCATGGGGGCATGGGGTCGCGGCTGGGCAGGATGATGGCCGCCGGGGCGGATCTCTGCGTTACCGTGACCCTGGTGGACGGGCTGGTGCTGGCCCGTTCGGCCTTTCACCATTCCATGAATTACCGGTCGGTCGTGCTGTTCGGCCAAGCCGAAGAGATCAGCGGCCCGGCGGAGAAGGAGGCGGCCCTGGCCGCCCTGATCGAGAAGCTGACGCCGGGGCGCTATGCCTCGGTCCGGCCGCCGACGCAAAAGGAACTGGCGGCGACCCGCCTGCTGGCTCTGCCCATTGCCGAGGGGTCGGCCAAGGTGCGGTCCGGCCCGCCGGTGGACGACGAGGCAGACATGTCCTGGCCGGTCTGGGCGGGCGTGGTGCCGGTAGCTGTTGTGAAGGGGGAGCCGGTGGCGGGCTAGCCCGTCTGTCCGCTTTCGCGCAGGAATGCCGCGTATTTCACATCGAAGGTCATGATGTGGTTGCACAGCCAGTCGCGAAGCAGGTTGGAAAGCTCGCCATCGACGGCGTCGGCCCCGGATATCATCAGGCGGTCGATGATGTTTTCCAACTGGAAGATCAGGTGGTCATGTTCATAGGCATGGGCGCTGCGCTCGGGGTAGGCGCTGCGTTCCATGCTGGCGATTTCGGCGGCGAAATGCCGCTTGGTGTAGGAACTGAGATCGCCGATGGCCTGGCTGACCGCCGTCGCTCCATGGGTCGGCGAGGCGAGCAGGCGGTTCATCAGTTCGAACAGCTTCTTATGATCGCTGTCGATGGCCTCGACCCCCACGAGAAGGTCGTCCGACCAGGAAATATGCTCGGCCATAGCTCGCCCCTCCGTTTGGGAATGGGATGATATTACCTATGGGCTAGGCGATTGCCAAGGGGGGTGTCAGCGCCGCAGCGCCGCGATGTTGGCGGCGTAGTCCTTGGTCTTGAACACCGCCGAACCGGCCACCAGCACGTTGGCGCCCGCCGCCACCACGCGGTGGGCGTTGTCGGCGGTGACGCCGCCGTCCACTTCCAGGTCGATGGGACGCGTGCCGATCATTTTGCGGATGCGGGCGATCTTTTCCAGCTGGGCCTCGATGAAGCTCTGGCCGCCGAAGCCGGGATTGACGCTCATCACCAGGACGAGGTCCAGCTTGTCCAGAACGTATTCGATGACGTTTTCGGGCGTGGACGGGTTGAGCGACACGCCGGCCTTCTTGCCCAGGGACCGGATCAGCTGCAGCGAGCGGTCCAGGTGCTTGTCGGCCTCGGCATGGACCACGATGATGTCTGCGCCGGCCTTGGCGTAGTCCTCGATATAGGGCTGGGCGGGGTCGATCATCAGGTGGACGTCGAAGACCTTGGCGGTATAGGGCCGGATGGCCTTGATGATGGCCGGGCCGAAGGTGAGGTTGGGCACGAAATGGCCGTCCATGACGTCGATATGCACCCAGTCGCAGCCGGCCGCGTCGATGGCCTTGACCTCTTCGCCCAGGCGGGCGAAATCGGCGGACAGGATGGAGGGTGCGATCTTGACGGTCATGGCGGCCTTCTTGCGGCCCCCCACCCCAACCCCTCCCCACGGGGGGGAGGGGCTAAGGCCGGAGAGGCGGTTTTATTTTCCCCCTCCCCTTGATGGGGAGGGGTTGGGGTGGGGTGTCCCCTTACTGGATCTTGGGAGCCAGGGCGCCCTTGGCGTAGAGGGCGGACATGTCTTCCAGGCCGATCACCTTGATCTTCGAGGCCTGGCCGGCGGTGCCGAAGGCCTGGTAGCGGCTCTTGCAGACCTCGACCATGGCGGCGATGGAGGGCTTCAGGTAGTCGCGGGGATCGAACTTCTTGGGGTTGTCGTGGAAGTACTTGCGGATGGTGCCGGTGACGGCCAGACGCAGATCGGTGTCGATGTTGATCTTGCGCACGCCGTGCTTGATGCCCTCGACGATCTCCTCGACCGGCACGCCGTAGGTCTCGCCCAGGGCGCCGCCGTAATCGTTGACGATCTTCAACAGGTCCTGGGGCACCGAGGAAGAGCCGTGCATCACCAGATGGGTGTTGGGGATGCGGGCGTGGATTTCCTTGATGCGCTTGATGGCCAGCACCTCGCCCGTCGGCGGACGGGTGAACTTGTAGGCGCCGTGGCTGGTGCCGATGGCGATGGCCAGCGCGTCCACCTGGGTCTGCTTGACGAATTCGGCGGCCTCGTCCGGGTCGGTCAGCAGCTGGGAATGGTCCAGCTTGCCCTCGGCGCCGATGCCGTCTTCCTTGCCGGCGGTGCCGGTTTCCAGCGAGCCCAGGCAGCCCAGCTCACCCTCGACCGAGACGCCGCAGGCGTGGGCGATGTCGACCACCGCCTTGGTGACGCGGACGTTGTAGTCCCAATCGGACGGGGTCTTGCCGTCTTCCTTGAGCGAGCCGTCCATCATGACCGACGAGAAGCCGGACTGGATGGCGCGCACGTTGACCGCCGGGCTGGTGCCGTGGTCCTGGTGCATGCAGACCGGGATCTGGGGGTAGGCTTCGACGGCGGCCAGGATCAGGTGGCGCAGGAAGGGCTCGCCGGCGTATTTGCGCGCACCCGCCGAGGCCTGGAGGATCACCGGCGAATCGGTGGCCGCAGCCGCCTCCATGATCGCCTTGACCTGCTCCATGTTGTTCACGTTGAAGGCGGGAATGCCGTAGCCGTTCTCGGCAGCGTGGTCGAGGAGCTGGCGCATCGAAACGAGGGACATCTTGACTACTCTCCTTCCTGGCGTTTTGCCGTCTTAGCCGTCTTAGAGGCGAGCCTGGGCGGCGTCGGCCACCGCACGCGCGGTAATGCCGAAATGCTCGTAGAGTTTCTCGGCGGGCGCCGAGGCTCCGAAGCCGTTCATGCCGATGACGGCGCCGTTTTCGCCGGTCCAGCGCTCCCACCCGAAGGTGCCCAGCGCCTCGACGGCGACCCGCACGGTTCCCTCACCCAGCACAGAAGAACGATACTCCTTCGGCTGACGTTCGAACAGTTCCCAGCAGGGCATGGACACCACGGCGGCCGCGATGCCCGATTCGGCCAGCAGCTTCTGCGCCTCGATGGCCAGACTGACTTCCGAGCCGGTGGCGATCAGGGTGACCTGGCGCTTGCCCTTGGCGTCCGAGATCACATAGGCGCCCTTGGCGGTCAGGTTCTCGTCGGTGTGGGTGGTACGCAGTGTCGGCAGGTTCTGGCGCGACAGGGCGAAGACCGAGGGGCCGGTGGCGTTTTCCAGGGCGGCCTCGTAGGCCTCCATGGTCTCCACCGGATCGGCGGGGCGGAACACCAGCACGTTGGGGGTGGCGCGCAGCGCCGACAGGGTCTCGATGGGCTGGTGGGTGGGGCCGTCCTCGCCCAGGCCGATGGAATCGTGGGTCAGCACGTAGAGCACCCGCTGGTCCATCATGGCGCTCATGCGCAGCGCCGGCCACAGGTAGTTGGCGAAGATCAGGAAGGTGCCGCCATAGGGGATGAAGCCCCCGTGCAGCGACAGGCCGTTCATGATGGCGGCCATGCCGTGCTCGCGCACGCCGTAATGAATGTAGCGGCCCGAGAAGTCGCGGGCGCTGACCGGCTTGGTGGCCTTGGTGATGGTGAGGTTGGAGTGGGTGAGGTCGGCCGAGCCGCCGATCATCTCGGGGATCACCGGGGTCAGCGCTTCGAGCACTTCCTGGCTGGCCTTGCGGGTCGCCCATTTGGGCTGCTCGGCCGAAACCTTCTTCTTGAAGTCGGAGACCGCCTGCTTCCAGGCTTCCGGCAACTGGCCGGCATTGGTGCGCTCGAATTCGGCCTTGCCCCCATAGGCGTTGAAGCGCTTCTCCCACTCGGCGCGGGCGGTGGCACCCCGGGCGCCGGCGGCGCGCCAGGCGGAGAGCACGCCCTCGGGGATCTCGAAGGGCGCGTGCGGCCAGTCGAGCTTGGCGCGTGCCCCGGCGATCTCCTCGGCCCCCAGGGGGGCGCCGTGGGTCTTCTCGCTGCCCGCCTTGGTGGGGGCACCGAAGCCGATGGTGGTCTTGCAGGCGATCAGGCTGGGCTGGCCGGACTTTTGCGCCGCCGCGATGGCCTGGGCGATGGCTTCCGGGTCATGGCCGTCCACGCGGCAGACGTCCCAGTTGGAGGCCTGGAAGCGGGCCAGCTGGTCGTCGGAGGTGGACACCGAGGTGTCGCCGTCGATGCAGATGTGGTTGTCGTCCCACAGCACGATCAGCTTGGAGAGGTTCCACACGCCGGCCAGCGAGATGGCCTCCTGGCTGATGCCTTCCATCAGGCAGCCGTCGCCGGCGATGACGTAGGTGAAGTGATCGACGATATCCTTGCCGTGGCGGGCGGCGGCCAGCTTCTCGGCCAGGGCGAAGCCCACGGCGTTGGCGATGCCCTGGCCCAGCGGACCGGTGGTGGTCTCGGCGATGGCGACGTGGCCGAATTCCGGATGGCCGGCGGTGCGGTAGCCCATCTGGCGGAAGTTCTTGATCTGCTCGATGTCGGAAATATCCTCGAAGCCGGTGAGGTGGCCCAGCGCGTAAAGCAGCATGGAGCCGTGGCCCGCCGACAGAATGAAGCGGTCGCGGTCGGCCCATTTGGGGGCCTTGGCGTCGTACTTCATGAAGCGGGTGAACAGCACGGTGGCCACGTCGGCCATGCCCATGGGCATGCCGGGATGGCCGGACTTGGCCTTCTCGATGGCGTCCATGGTCAGGAAGCGGATGGCGTTTGCCATAGCGGCGTGGGTGGTCATCGAGGAGTCCTTGAAGAGAGTGAAGGTTTATTTCAGGCGCGGCGGTGCCACGAGGTCAGCATCTGGCGCGGCCCGGCGGCCCCGCCGATCATCATGGTCTGGGTCTTTTCCAAGTCGCGGGTGCGTTCGACGCCTTCCAGCATCAGGCCGGTGGTGATGCCGGTGGCGCAGAACATCACGTCGTCGGAGCGCACCATCTCGTCGAGACGGTACCAGCGGGTAAGGTCCATGCCGGAATCTTCGACCGCGGCGGCCTCGGTGGCCAGCTGGGGGTCGATGCGGCCCAGGAACTCGCCGCCCATGGCGCGGATGGCGATGGCCGACAGCAGGCCTTCCGGAATGCCGCCGGTGCCCATCAGGGCGTCGATGCCGGAATTGGGAATGGCCGCCATCAGGGCGCCGGCCACGTCGCCCGCCGGATAGAGGGCGACGCGCGCCCCGGCGTTGTGGATGGCGTTGACCAGCGCCTTGTGGCGCGGCTTTTCGATGACGTAGACGGTCATGTCCTCGATGGGCTTGTTCAGCGCCTCGGACAATTGCTTCAGGCGTTCGGCCACCGGGGCTTTGGGGTCGATCTTGCCCCTTGCGGCGGGCGGGGCGGCCAGCTTTTCCATGTAGCGGGCGGGGCCTGGGTCGAACAGGGTGCCGTGGGGGGCCATGGCCACCACCGCCATGGCGTTGGTCATGCCCTTGGCCAGGAACGAGGTGCCTTCCAGCGGGTCCACCACCAGGTCCCAGGCCGGATCGCCGCTCTGGGGCCCGAAGCGCTGGCCGTGATAGAGCATGGCGATCTCGTCCATGGGCCCTTCGCCCACCAGCATGCGGGCGTCCAGGCTCAGGCTCTGCAGTTCGGCCTGCATGGCCGACACGGCGGCGTCATCGGCCAGGGCCTTGTCGCCGCGGCCGATCCAGGCATAGGCGGCCCGCGCCGCCCCTTCCGTGGCGCGGCGCAGTTCGTAGACTCCGACACTGCCGGTCTGTCGCTGTTCGGTCATCGGCCGTTTCCAATTTCCGGTGAGGTGTTTTGGCCGATAGTGGGGGGTCGGGTCAAGCGAAGGAACACCCGTTCGGTCCCATCCGCAAGATTCTTGTGGATAGGTTCGCCGCTACCCGGATGGACGGGGTCAGGAGAAGGCCTTGAAGGCGATC harbors:
- the pdxR gene encoding MocR-like pyridoxine biosynthesis transcription factor PdxR; this encodes MPLTLALPADDCGQPLHRRLYLALREAILDGRLGEGAALPSSRSLAGQLGVARNTVLAAYDQLAAEGFTEGRQGSGTRVAARQQPVGTAASGPASPPPSPMGGRTAAWSATPPMLMVRDPTRPLAPGVPDLAAFPHAEWRRVLGRLWRRPPVELMCGIDPLGHPPLRRAIAEHVGRTRAVRCDPGQIMVVGGSQQALDLVARVLVEPGERVLVEDPCYGGLSGVLRAAGAVAEAVPVDEGGFDPALAERLCPQARLACVTPSHQFPTGATMGLARRLALIDWAARKGGWIIEDDYDSDFHHAGAPTASLQGLDRQDRTLYLGTFSKSMFPGLRLGWLVVPHALLPAFVAARRTADMAPAGLTQAAMAAFMTEGHFGAHLRRMRTLYGRRRSQLLEAALRILGPDLPVTAGAAGLHAILHLPEASDEAAIAQAARDHGLGCAPLGFHRVIKGPPGLILGYGNLAGWSVEDALGRLFSAIKPLIPCD
- a CDS encoding pyridoxamine 5'-phosphate oxidase family protein, giving the protein MLATTERTTVRQRPQRGSHDPDLIAAILDEALTCTVAFVDDGRPVSIPTTHWRMGERVLFHGGMGSRLGRMMAAGADLCVTVTLVDGLVLARSAFHHSMNYRSVVLFGQAEEISGPAEKEAALAALIEKLTPGRYASVRPPTQKELAATRLLALPIAEGSAKVRSGPPVDDEADMSWPVWAGVVPVAVVKGEPVAG
- a CDS encoding bacteriohemerythrin codes for the protein MAEHISWSDDLLVGVEAIDSDHKKLFELMNRLLASPTHGATAVSQAIGDLSSYTKRHFAAEIASMERSAYPERSAHAYEHDHLIFQLENIIDRLMISGADAVDGELSNLLRDWLCNHIMTFDVKYAAFLRESGQTG
- the rpe gene encoding ribulose-phosphate 3-epimerase, giving the protein MTVKIAPSILSADFARLGEEVKAIDAAGCDWVHIDVMDGHFVPNLTFGPAIIKAIRPYTAKVFDVHLMIDPAQPYIEDYAKAGADIIVVHAEADKHLDRSLQLIRSLGKKAGVSLNPSTPENVIEYVLDKLDLVLVMSVNPGFGGQSFIEAQLEKIARIRKMIGTRPIDLEVDGGVTADNAHRVVAAGANVLVAGSAVFKTKDYAANIAALRR
- the fba gene encoding class II fructose-bisphosphate aldolase (catalyzes the reversible aldol condensation of dihydroxyacetonephosphate and glyceraldehyde 3-phosphate in the Calvin cycle, glycolysis, and/or gluconeogenesis), translating into MSLVSMRQLLDHAAENGYGIPAFNVNNMEQVKAIMEAAAATDSPVILQASAGARKYAGEPFLRHLILAAVEAYPQIPVCMHQDHGTSPAVNVRAIQSGFSSVMMDGSLKEDGKTPSDWDYNVRVTKAVVDIAHACGVSVEGELGCLGSLETGTAGKEDGIGAEGKLDHSQLLTDPDEAAEFVKQTQVDALAIAIGTSHGAYKFTRPPTGEVLAIKRIKEIHARIPNTHLVMHGSSSVPQDLLKIVNDYGGALGETYGVPVEEIVEGIKHGVRKINIDTDLRLAVTGTIRKYFHDNPKKFDPRDYLKPSIAAMVEVCKSRYQAFGTAGQASKIKVIGLEDMSALYAKGALAPKIQ